A region from the Salinivibrio kushneri genome encodes:
- a CDS encoding aspartoacylase: MSRFSNVAIVGGTHGNEFSGIYALKQWQSNPAITARDSFSTEHVFANPSAYSANKRYVDCDLNRQFDPKLLADYSLANYEQSRAKALNQQLGPKGDPRVDFIIDLHNTTSNMGPTLILLTLDMFNKQLAAYISERMPDAIILVEDHIEPIQHAFLCSVGKQGVIVEVGPQPQSVLRHDVMESMQEMTTHILDFVHLFNIDKVPALPKSITAYRYKETLHLPQNAHGERIGMVHQHVQDKDFQPIQPGEPLFMCFDGTELAWQGDYTAYPHFINEAAYYDNNIAMSMANVFTLTV; this comes from the coding sequence ATGAGTCGGTTTAGTAACGTTGCTATTGTAGGTGGCACCCATGGTAACGAATTTAGCGGTATTTATGCGCTGAAACAGTGGCAATCCAACCCAGCAATCACAGCCCGCGATAGTTTTTCCACCGAACATGTGTTTGCAAATCCCTCTGCTTATAGCGCCAACAAACGCTATGTAGACTGCGATCTTAACCGTCAATTCGATCCTAAACTGCTGGCTGACTACAGCTTGGCAAACTACGAGCAAAGTCGCGCTAAAGCCCTTAACCAACAATTAGGCCCAAAAGGGGATCCGCGTGTCGATTTTATTATCGACCTGCATAACACCACCAGCAACATGGGCCCCACACTGATACTCTTGACACTTGATATGTTCAATAAGCAACTCGCCGCTTACATTAGCGAGCGTATGCCCGATGCCATCATCTTAGTCGAAGATCACATTGAACCTATTCAGCACGCGTTTTTATGCTCAGTCGGCAAGCAAGGTGTGATCGTTGAAGTGGGTCCACAGCCCCAATCGGTGCTACGTCATGATGTGATGGAATCGATGCAAGAAATGACAACACACATTTTGGACTTCGTGCATCTGTTTAATATTGATAAGGTGCCAGCGCTGCCTAAAAGCATCACCGCCTACCGTTACAAAGAGACACTGCATTTGCCACAAAATGCGCATGGAGAGCGAATTGGTATGGTGCACCAGCACGTTCAAGACAAAGACTTTCAGCCAATACAGCCCGGTGAACCCTTGTTTATGTGTTTTGATGGCACTGAATTAGCATGGCAAGGCGACTACACGGCCTATCCGCACTTCATTAATGAAGCAGCCTATTACGATAACAATATTGCGATGTCGATGGCCAACGTGTTTACCTTGACAGTATAA
- a CDS encoding sensor domain-containing diguanylate cyclase: MNQSNDQYITAILPSLFRHLDTAVVIADTDRRIQFFNPQAEALFGCSLADVKGASTRILYAEQEDFTATGKDRFNTHSVQTYYDVYVVRYKTADGHVFLGETHGGPVCNEQQVVTMYVAFIQDISTRVEVESALNQLHSITSARNLDFCRRVERILSLGCKHFNLPIGILSQINGQRYTIKYAQHPDNALQSGQVFDLKETYCYHVYETNEAQGFHHVSQSDIKTHPCYEHFGLEAYIGAPIFIDGERYGTLNFSSPEPTRPFVSQDYELVRLFAEWVGHELARLRDWEALEQAQQLLEIQANTDSLTQLYNRHYLSNALVQELARCKRYNNPLTLAIVDFDNFKRLNDTYGHRAGDIALQRFGNIVREESRTNDIYGRWGGEEFLCLLPETDLSGAEVVLKRLVERVHSEEIHVDGQTIRCTISIGYTGFSAGDTQDSIIQRADTALYLAKENGRNRIEKQ, from the coding sequence GTGAACCAGTCCAATGACCAATATATTACCGCCATACTGCCCTCGCTTTTTCGCCATCTCGATACGGCGGTTGTTATTGCCGACACAGATCGCCGTATCCAGTTTTTTAACCCACAAGCAGAAGCTCTGTTCGGTTGCAGCCTAGCCGATGTCAAAGGCGCTAGCACGCGCATTCTTTATGCCGAACAAGAAGACTTTACCGCGACGGGCAAAGATCGTTTTAATACACACTCAGTTCAAACATACTATGACGTTTATGTGGTGAGGTATAAAACCGCCGATGGCCATGTGTTTTTAGGTGAAACACATGGTGGGCCAGTATGCAATGAGCAGCAAGTTGTCACCATGTACGTGGCTTTTATTCAAGACATTAGCACCCGCGTAGAAGTAGAATCCGCTCTCAACCAGCTCCACTCAATCACTTCAGCACGCAATTTAGATTTTTGCCGCCGCGTGGAGCGCATTCTCTCTCTCGGGTGTAAACACTTTAACTTGCCTATTGGCATACTAAGCCAAATTAATGGCCAGCGTTATACCATAAAATACGCGCAGCATCCCGACAACGCCCTGCAGTCTGGGCAGGTGTTTGATCTGAAAGAAACATACTGTTATCACGTCTACGAGACTAATGAGGCGCAAGGTTTCCACCATGTTTCGCAAAGCGATATCAAAACCCATCCCTGCTACGAACACTTCGGCCTCGAAGCATATATCGGTGCCCCCATTTTTATTGATGGCGAACGCTATGGCACGTTAAATTTTTCAAGCCCAGAACCCACTCGCCCCTTTGTCTCACAAGACTACGAATTGGTGCGACTCTTTGCCGAGTGGGTCGGCCATGAACTGGCGCGTCTACGGGACTGGGAAGCACTCGAGCAGGCACAGCAATTGCTCGAGATACAAGCAAATACTGACTCGTTGACGCAACTTTATAACCGCCACTATCTCAGCAATGCTCTCGTTCAGGAGTTGGCACGCTGCAAACGGTACAACAATCCCTTAACGCTGGCGATCGTAGACTTCGATAATTTCAAACGCTTAAACGATACCTATGGTCATCGGGCAGGCGATATCGCCTTACAACGCTTTGGCAATATTGTACGGGAAGAATCACGGACCAATGACATATACGGCCGCTGGGGCGGAGAAGAGTTTCTCTGCTTGCTTCCTGAAACAGATTTAAGTGGTGCGGAAGTTGTACTAAAACGTTTGGTGGAGCGCGTACATAGTGAAGAAATTCACGTCGACGGACAAACCATACGCTGTACCATCAGTATCGGTTATACGGGCTTCTCGGCAGGTGATACACAAGACAGTATCATTCAACGTGCCGATACCGCGCTCTATCTCGCCAAAGAAAACGGCCGCAATCGAATCGAGAAGCAATGA